The Flavobacterium piscisymbiosum genome includes a region encoding these proteins:
- a CDS encoding energy transducer TonB — protein sequence MKTYIYVNKIFLSFILTFSALSVFSQENNSSIKQGFTSEQFPVFANCENLQSKKLENCFYKEVQDFVFQNFEVPENLKQSNYKGEVKVLFEVDANGEFKVIYVNAANDALSEEAKRVFRKFPKIKPSTYNGKPTYSKYTISIDIPLKSADQIAEEALAAAQILKPVEKPMTELDSIVYKKYNNPEFESHLNIPFSHSYYAQFDGAMNQVGSNNHTASKPYTYAEVSKYYNLKAVNESLQKNVSTWLGRKFWNENLVQIQGEDYWLSLNPILDLQLGKASDIDASYTYVNTRALNFRGGLGKTLNFTTTVFESQGRFAGYYNDYAETLKPSGGNPAIIPGMGIAKRFKTDAYDFPLAEANITFAPSKFFDFQLGYGRNFIGDGYRSLFESDGASPYPYFKINTNFWKIKYTNTYMWLKDVRPDVTLEKTYATKFMANHYLSWNVSNKLNLGFFESVVWTDTNNRGFDINFVNPIIFYRSVEFSSSSRSGNALLGMSGKYKWNNNVNLYAQFLLDEFSVGDMAAGENSWKNKFGYQLGAKYFNAFKIKDLLVQLEYNHVRPYVYSHSAVITNYGHNNQSVGHQWGGNFEEFVAIGRYHKGRYYADAKFTVGKRGLDFDTAEDSYNYGGNIYKSYDVDRPYDKGVKVGQGNKTNVFIADIQAGYVINPMTNLKLFGSLIHRNFDPTQETVTTFKQNTTWFSIGLRSDVFNWYFDY from the coding sequence ATGAAAACCTACATTTACGTAAATAAGATTTTCTTATCTTTTATTTTGACATTCTCTGCCTTGTCTGTTTTTTCACAAGAGAATAATTCTTCGATCAAGCAGGGTTTTACATCAGAACAATTTCCTGTTTTTGCAAATTGCGAAAATTTACAATCAAAAAAATTAGAGAATTGTTTTTATAAAGAAGTTCAGGATTTTGTTTTTCAAAACTTTGAAGTTCCTGAAAATTTAAAACAATCAAACTATAAAGGCGAAGTAAAAGTGCTTTTTGAAGTAGATGCCAATGGAGAGTTTAAAGTGATTTATGTGAATGCTGCAAATGATGCATTATCAGAAGAAGCAAAACGTGTTTTTAGAAAATTTCCTAAAATAAAACCTTCAACTTATAATGGAAAACCAACCTATTCGAAATATACCATTTCGATTGATATTCCATTAAAAAGCGCAGATCAAATTGCTGAAGAAGCTTTGGCGGCAGCCCAAATTTTAAAACCGGTCGAAAAACCAATGACAGAACTGGATAGTATTGTATATAAAAAATACAATAATCCAGAGTTCGAAAGTCATTTGAATATCCCTTTCTCACACAGTTACTATGCACAATTTGATGGCGCTATGAATCAAGTGGGGAGTAATAATCATACTGCATCAAAACCCTATACCTATGCTGAGGTTTCTAAGTATTACAATTTAAAAGCAGTAAACGAATCACTTCAAAAAAATGTTTCAACTTGGTTAGGAAGAAAATTCTGGAACGAAAATCTGGTTCAGATTCAGGGTGAAGATTACTGGCTGTCCTTAAATCCTATTCTTGATTTGCAATTGGGTAAAGCGTCAGATATTGATGCTTCGTACACTTACGTAAATACACGAGCCTTAAATTTTAGAGGAGGTTTAGGAAAGACCCTTAATTTTACAACAACAGTTTTTGAAAGCCAGGGACGATTTGCGGGTTATTATAATGATTATGCCGAAACACTAAAACCTTCAGGAGGAAATCCGGCCATTATTCCGGGTATGGGAATCGCAAAAAGATTTAAAACTGATGCTTACGATTTTCCTTTAGCGGAAGCTAATATTACTTTTGCTCCAAGTAAGTTTTTTGATTTTCAGTTAGGATACGGAAGAAATTTTATTGGAGACGGATATCGTTCTTTGTTCGAAAGTGACGGTGCAAGTCCTTATCCTTATTTTAAAATTAATACCAATTTCTGGAAAATAAAATATACCAACACTTATATGTGGCTTAAGGATGTTCGTCCTGATGTTACATTAGAGAAAACTTACGCGACAAAATTCATGGCGAATCATTATTTAAGCTGGAATGTGTCGAACAAACTGAATTTAGGTTTCTTTGAATCGGTTGTTTGGACAGATACAAATAATAGAGGTTTTGATATTAATTTCGTGAATCCGATTATTTTTTATCGTTCAGTAGAATTTTCATCATCTTCAAGAAGTGGAAATGCACTTTTAGGAATGTCAGGAAAATACAAATGGAACAATAATGTGAATTTATATGCTCAGTTTTTACTCGATGAATTTTCAGTAGGCGATATGGCGGCTGGAGAAAATAGCTGGAAAAATAAATTTGGATATCAATTAGGTGCAAAATATTTCAATGCTTTTAAGATAAAAGATTTATTAGTGCAATTAGAGTATAATCATGTACGTCCTTATGTGTATTCTCATAGTGCTGTAATTACCAATTACGGACATAATAATCAAAGTGTCGGGCATCAATGGGGCGGTAACTTTGAGGAATTCGTTGCAATTGGACGTTATCATAAAGGACGTTATTATGCTGATGCTAAATTTACGGTTGGGAAGCGCGGTTTAGATTTTGATACTGCCGAAGACAGCTATAACTACGGTGGTAATATCTACAAAAGTTACGATGTAGACCGACCTTACGATAAAGGTGTAAAAGTAGGTCAGGGTAATAAAACAAATGTTTTTATTGCCGATATTCAGGCAGGATATGTAATAAATCCCATGACCAATTTGAAATTATTTGGAAGTTTGATTCACAGAAATTTTGATCCAACGCAGGAAACAGTAACAACTTTTAAACAAAATACAACCTGGTTCAGTATCGGATTACGTTCAGATGTCTTTAATTGGTATTTTGATTACTAG
- the gcvH gene encoding glycine cleavage system protein GcvH, with translation MSIPANLKYTKDHEWVSIEGDVATVGITHFAQKELGDIVYVEVETLDQTLDKDEVFGTVEAVKTVSDLFLPLTGEIIAFNDSLESAPETVNSDPYGAGWMIKIKIADASEIDSLLSDEAYKQLIGA, from the coding sequence ATGAGCATACCAGCAAATTTAAAGTACACAAAAGATCACGAATGGGTTAGCATCGAAGGAGATGTTGCAACTGTAGGAATTACTCATTTTGCACAAAAAGAGTTAGGAGATATCGTGTATGTTGAAGTAGAAACTTTAGATCAGACACTTGATAAAGATGAGGTTTTTGGAACAGTTGAAGCTGTAAAAACAGTATCTGATTTATTTTTACCTTTAACAGGAGAAATTATTGCTTTTAATGACAGCCTGGAAAGTGCACCTGAAACGGTAAACTCTGATCCTTACGGAGCTGGATGGATGATTAAAATAAAAATTGCTGATGCATCAGAAATAGATTCATTATTATCTGACGAAGCTTACAAACAACTTATCGGTGCCTAA
- a CDS encoding cytochrome c oxidase subunit 3 encodes MTMTMTTGEEQLRKAKSAKLILLFAMVSMTMMFAGLTSAFVVSKSRADWLKNFELPTAFYYSTAVIIGCSITFYLAKKAIQKDNRGATTALLLGTLALGVLFVVLQFVGFGQIVKSGYYFTGEGSSITTTFLYVVTVTHLLHLAGGLISLLIIIYNHFKQKYNSTQTLGIELGAMYWHFLDLLWVYLFLFLYFFK; translated from the coding sequence ATGACAATGACAATGACAACAGGTGAAGAGCAATTAAGAAAAGCGAAATCAGCAAAACTGATTTTGTTATTTGCAATGGTGAGCATGACAATGATGTTTGCCGGACTTACAAGCGCATTTGTGGTAAGTAAATCAAGAGCCGACTGGTTGAAGAATTTTGAATTACCAACGGCATTTTATTATAGTACAGCAGTAATTATTGGTTGCAGTATTACTTTTTATCTGGCAAAGAAAGCTATTCAAAAAGATAATAGAGGTGCAACTACAGCATTACTTTTGGGTACATTGGCTTTAGGAGTTTTATTTGTGGTTTTACAGTTTGTAGGTTTTGGACAAATCGTAAAAAGTGGTTATTATTTTACTGGAGAAGGTAGTTCAATTACTACAACTTTTCTTTATGTAGTTACTGTAACACACCTATTACACTTGGCTGGAGGTTTGATTTCACTTTTAATTATAATTTATAATCATTTTAAACAAAAATACAATTCGACTCAAACTCTTGGTATAGAACTAGGTGCGATGTATTGGCACTTTTTGGATTTATTGTGGGTATATTTATTTTTATTTTTATATTTCTTTAAATAA
- the deoC gene encoding deoxyribose-phosphate aldolase: protein MNVKQYLDSTYLKTASQAGLSEAENTIVVKNAIQEAIVEGFKLIMIRPEHVVLAKEMILKANSTLLVGTVIDFPEGKENLETKIKEANKAIEDGADDLDFVCNYEAFKNGETDLVKQEILIGTQIGLANNKTVKWIIEVAALSDKEIIQLSALIKNVVISHFKEDDYASVFVKSSAGFYETQDNLPNGATVPTIIIMLENASPLSVKAAGGVRSYDDAIEMIRLGVKRIGTSAAKAIANGENTTNQY from the coding sequence ATGAATGTTAAGCAATATTTAGATTCGACCTACTTAAAAACTGCCTCGCAAGCCGGACTTTCGGAAGCAGAAAATACTATCGTGGTTAAGAATGCAATTCAGGAAGCGATTGTAGAAGGTTTTAAGTTAATAATGATCCGTCCTGAACATGTAGTTTTGGCCAAGGAAATGATTTTGAAAGCCAATTCAACTTTATTGGTGGGGACAGTAATCGATTTTCCGGAAGGAAAAGAAAATTTGGAAACTAAAATTAAAGAAGCTAATAAAGCCATCGAAGACGGAGCAGACGATCTTGATTTTGTCTGCAATTATGAAGCTTTTAAAAACGGAGAAACTGATTTAGTAAAACAGGAAATCTTAATAGGGACACAAATTGGTTTAGCGAACAATAAAACAGTAAAATGGATTATTGAAGTTGCGGCTTTGAGCGATAAAGAAATTATCCAGCTTTCGGCTTTGATAAAAAATGTTGTTATATCGCATTTTAAAGAAGATGATTATGCTTCGGTTTTTGTAAAATCGTCAGCCGGTTTTTATGAAACTCAGGATAACTTGCCAAACGGAGCGACAGTTCCCACTATTATAATAATGTTAGAAAATGCATCGCCTTTGTCAGTAAAAGCTGCCGGAGGAGTTCGATCTTATGATGATGCGATAGAAATGATTCGTTTAGGAGTTAAACGTATCGGAACTTCGGCTGCAAAAGCAATTGCAAACGGAGAAAATACCACAAATCAATATTAA
- a CDS encoding cytochrome C oxidase subunit IV family protein, with amino-acid sequence MSHEHVSNTKRIWFVFGLLSAVTTVEVILGIIKPGALEFNHFLGLNLLNWIFYILTIFKAYYIVWAFMHMEGEKSSLRWSVVSPVIFLVLYLLFILLTEGHYIYGVFKDSTIKWNF; translated from the coding sequence ATGTCACACGAACACGTATCAAATACAAAAAGAATCTGGTTTGTTTTTGGATTGCTATCTGCAGTAACTACAGTAGAGGTTATTCTTGGAATTATTAAACCGGGAGCATTAGAATTTAATCATTTTTTAGGTTTGAATTTATTGAACTGGATATTTTATATCCTTACAATATTCAAAGCATATTATATAGTATGGGCATTTATGCACATGGAAGGTGAAAAAAGCAGCCTTAGATGGTCAGTTGTTTCGCCAGTTATTTTCCTAGTTTTATATTTATTGTTTATTCTGTTGACAGAAGGACATTATATTTATGGGGTTTTTAAAGATTCTACCATTAAATGGAATTTTTAA
- the cyoE gene encoding heme o synthase — MNATKNTFSIKSIFNDFKEITKAGLAISVLFSSIAGYLLGVNDAHPFKWSVLLVLMIGGYCMVGASNAFNQVIEKDIDSLMDRTKNRPVPSGRMSPKMALLVASLLTIIGISLLYTINAKSAMFAAISIFLYTSVYTPLKTVTSLSVFVGAFPGAIPFMLGWVAATGEFGIEAGTLFLIQFFWQFPHFWSIGWFLYEDYEKAGIFMLPTGKKDRKTALQIILYTVWLIIASLLPCLGFTGQLFITPIAAVLVFLLGLWMLFYAVRLYQLRTAKAARTLMLVSVSYISLLQIVFIVDKFLR, encoded by the coding sequence TTGAACGCTACTAAAAATACATTTTCAATAAAATCAATATTTAACGATTTCAAAGAGATTACCAAGGCTGGTTTAGCGATCAGTGTACTATTCTCTTCGATTGCCGGATATTTGTTAGGTGTTAATGATGCACATCCGTTTAAATGGAGTGTTTTATTGGTTTTAATGATTGGTGGATATTGCATGGTTGGGGCTTCTAATGCTTTTAATCAGGTAATTGAAAAAGATATCGATTCATTAATGGATCGTACTAAAAATCGTCCCGTTCCTTCAGGGCGTATGTCACCAAAAATGGCTTTGCTTGTAGCAAGTTTACTTACTATTATTGGTATTTCACTATTATATACAATCAATGCGAAGTCGGCAATGTTTGCTGCAATTTCAATATTTTTATATACAAGTGTTTATACGCCTTTAAAAACAGTAACTTCGTTATCGGTTTTTGTGGGTGCTTTTCCGGGTGCAATTCCTTTTATGTTAGGCTGGGTTGCGGCAACCGGAGAATTTGGTATCGAGGCAGGAACGCTTTTCTTAATTCAGTTTTTCTGGCAGTTCCCACATTTCTGGTCAATTGGCTGGTTTTTATACGAAGATTATGAAAAGGCCGGGATATTTATGCTGCCAACAGGTAAAAAAGACAGAAAGACTGCTTTGCAGATTATTTTATATACAGTTTGGCTTATTATAGCGTCATTGCTTCCTTGTTTAGGATTTACAGGACAATTATTTATTACGCCAATTGCAGCAGTATTAGTGTTTTTGTTAGGTTTATGGATGTTGTTTTATGCAGTACGTTTGTATCAGTTAAGAACCGCAAAAGCAGCCAGAACATTAATGCTGGTAAGTGTTTCGTATATTTCGTTACTGCAAATAGTATTTATAGTAGATAAATTTTTAAGATAG
- a CDS encoding cytochrome c oxidase subunit 3 yields the protein MEATVTTANNEKNWGGGHEIQPLGASYGKMMMWFFIVSDALTFSGFLAAYGFSRFKFIETWPLADEVFTHFPFMHGVSAPMYYVALMTFILIFSSVTMVLAVDAGHQMKKTKVAIYMFLTIIGGMIFVGSQAWEWKNFIKGEYGAVETVGGSLLQFVDKDGKRVALEEFAVKLPNQPEELTRAKAKWFMESAETVPTYSVADIQAGFKAHPELLIRTEHLTAEKKKTVLSRAESEERLSTAKYVVEGANLTRNEYGSKLFADFFFFITGFHGFHVISGIIINIIIFFNVLLGTYEKRRSYEMVEKVGLYWHFVDLVWVFVFTVFYLV from the coding sequence ATGGAAGCGACAGTTACTACTGCAAACAACGAAAAAAATTGGGGAGGCGGGCATGAGATCCAGCCATTAGGAGCGAGTTATGGTAAAATGATGATGTGGTTTTTTATCGTATCAGATGCCTTGACATTCTCTGGATTTTTAGCAGCTTATGGTTTTTCTCGATTTAAATTTATCGAAACCTGGCCTTTGGCAGATGAAGTGTTTACTCACTTCCCATTTATGCACGGTGTTTCGGCTCCGATGTATTATGTAGCCTTAATGACTTTTATTTTGATTTTCTCATCTGTAACAATGGTTTTAGCTGTTGATGCAGGTCACCAAATGAAAAAAACAAAAGTTGCAATCTACATGTTTTTAACTATTATTGGAGGTATGATTTTCGTTGGTTCTCAAGCTTGGGAATGGAAAAACTTCATTAAAGGTGAATATGGTGCTGTTGAAACAGTAGGAGGAAGTTTATTGCAGTTTGTTGATAAAGATGGTAAAAGAGTAGCTCTTGAAGAGTTTGCTGTAAAATTACCTAATCAGCCGGAAGAACTTACAAGAGCAAAAGCAAAATGGTTTATGGAAAGTGCTGAAACAGTACCAACATATTCTGTAGCAGATATTCAGGCAGGTTTTAAAGCACATCCTGAATTATTAATAAGAACAGAACACCTTACAGCAGAAAAGAAAAAAACAGTTTTAAGCAGAGCAGAATCTGAAGAACGTTTAAGTACTGCAAAATATGTTGTAGAAGGAGCGAACTTAACAAGAAACGAATACGGAAGTAAATTGTTTGCTGATTTCTTCTTCTTCATTACAGGATTCCACGGTTTTCACGTAATTTCAGGTATTATCATTAATATCATTATTTTCTTTAATGTATTATTGGGAACTTATGAAAAAAGAAGAAGCTACGAAATGGTAGAGAAAGTTGGTTTGTACTGGCACTTTGTCGATTTAGTTTGGGTATTTGTATTTACAGTTTTCTACTTAGTTTAA
- a CDS encoding VanZ family protein codes for MPKQFLLLWAILCSGIITYFCLTDSSNIPAVSFPSIDKIVHFCFHFGFTISWILFFKKELKGKAPDDYKAYLISFIFSVFFGITIEILQGVFTVTRASDVTDVLANALGALVGVFTAIAFKKQIDKI; via the coding sequence GTGCCTAAACAATTCCTGCTGCTCTGGGCAATATTATGCTCAGGTATTATTACTTATTTTTGTTTAACGGATTCAAGTAATATCCCTGCTGTAAGTTTCCCGAGTATAGATAAAATTGTACATTTTTGTTTTCATTTTGGATTTACAATCTCATGGATTTTGTTCTTCAAAAAAGAACTTAAAGGGAAAGCTCCTGATGATTATAAAGCTTATCTGATTTCGTTTATATTTTCTGTTTTTTTTGGAATAACAATCGAAATCCTGCAAGGTGTTTTTACAGTCACAAGAGCGTCTGACGTAACTGATGTTTTAGCAAATGCACTTGGAGCTCTAGTTGGAGTTTTTACTGCAATAGCTTTTAAAAAGCAAATAGATAAAATATAA